GAAGAATCGTTTGGTGTGGGATGAGCAGTTCTATAATAATAGAAATAAAGTGGTTGAAGAGGTAAGAGCAGATTATGAAAAGTTGAAAGATTCTTATTTCGCGGGGTTGGCAAATCGGGGTACTTTAGGGGATGATCCGGAAAATGTAAAAGATCGTTTCTATGGTAATAATAATCTGCTGGCAGAGAGTGCAGTGCATGGTCAGCACGTGGGTGGAATTGTTGGGGCAACCCGGAATAACGGTATCGGGGTTGATGGTGTGGCTGATGTCGATTTGATGTTTGTGCGTGTGGGGCCGGGAAACGGAGACGAGCATGATAAGGAAGTGGCTTTGTGTATTCGTTATGCCGTTGATAATGGGGCTCGGGTTATAAATATGAGTTTCGGAAAGCCTTTTTCTCATCATAATAAATGGATGATAGCAGCGATGAAATACGCGGAGAAAAAAGGGGTATTGTTGGTGCACGCGGCTGGAAATGACGGGATGTCTTTGGATGTACGTGATTTTTATCCGAATCGTTATATTTCGAAAAACAAAACTCTACAAAATTGGATTGCCGTGGGGTCTATTGATATGGATGGAAATCCAGCTTCTTCCAGTAATTATGGAAAGAGGGAGGTTGATCTGTTTGCGCCCGGGGTGAATGTTTATTCCACGATTTACGATAAACGGTTTAAATATCGAGCCATGAGTGGTACAAGTATGGCAACTCCGGTTGTGACGGGAGTGATTGCCTTGATCTGGAATTATTTCCCGGAATTGACGGCAGAGGAGGTGAAAGAGGCTGTGTTGGGTGGAGTTACTTCCCGCGAGGGAGACGTGGTTCCTTGCCCGGGGAATGGGGAAAAAGTTGATTTTGATAGTTTGTGCCGCACGG
The window above is part of the Butyricimonas paravirosa genome. Proteins encoded here:
- a CDS encoding S8 family serine peptidase — protein: MRTSKIILGVLVLSGMFCQVQAQKVKMTEGKKNASFEGWHLRSYETDGVYGAGVNQAYEYLKDRKPKARTVVGIVDGGVDVTHEDLKDVLWRNPGEIPGNGIDDDGNGYVDDVHGWNFLGTPDGKQMEIGYTMADHEYMRLRERYENVDTTSLSSKERREYDYFQDVCKFSFICQAYQEIAVAEAAVKYAEIFNRELKTLYPKGKRFEIKQFAPLLKEGETNEERISAYNFFLKRFYRRKNRLVWDEQFYNNRNKVVEEVRADYEKLKDSYFAGLANRGTLGDDPENVKDRFYGNNNLLAESAVHGQHVGGIVGATRNNGIGVDGVADVDLMFVRVGPGNGDEHDKEVALCIRYAVDNGARVINMSFGKPFSHHNKWMIAAMKYAEKKGVLLVHAAGNDGMSLDVRDFYPNRYISKNKTLQNWIAVGSIDMDGNPASSSNYGKREVDLFAPGVNVYSTIYDKRFKYRAMSGTSMATPVVTGVIALIWNYFPELTAEEVKEAVLGGVTSREGDVVPCPGNGEKVDFDSLCRTGGIVNALEAVKLAEKMYVKKFNR